A stretch of the Planktothricoides raciborskii GIHE-MW2 genome encodes the following:
- a CDS encoding CHAT domain-containing protein yields the protein MNYHQQRQTGKAEAQLITRKTKNLVIFYGILGAINVICGIMGENAIAQTAPIPAADNTGTVVNQTGNTYNITGGQRSGDGANLFHSFQEFGLNAGQTANFLSSPEINNILGRVTGGNASIINGLIQVTGGNSNLFLMNPAGIIFGPNASLNVLGDFTATTSTNIGFNSEAFNAFGSNNYSALVGEPSTFAFSLSQPGAILNEGNLSLNPEQKLTLLGGTVVNLGTLSSPGGNITIAAVPGENLVRINQENHLLSLEIPTSPTGNNSPNQPPQNFQPLDLPSLLTGGHITHASNVTVNNDGTISLTGSTLRIPTDPGVTVASGNIDVSNTSTNGNGTGGAIAVLGDKVALVDALINASGIDDGGVVLVGGEYRGEGEVPNASETFVSKDTLISVDSLENGDGGQVIIWADETTRFHGEISAKGGSQNGNGGFVEVSGKQDLIFRGQVDTSAPQGSTGTLLLDPDNITIVDGSGAPNDNQLNAGEPFGDPEGVIFDDTLTAGANYTISETALEAIGANSSIILEAADNITIEDLSDNTLSLQMGAAGSVSLIADADFNGVGDFTMNPADAIVTQGGDITISAGNSSRTGNQINLGNITTNGGNFIAETGSNSTITVNGNIDAGIGFIDLRRAGRANSPPTVQFGNYVTLTANDINLDTNTISTTQTGLDLVIQQGDSNQGIYINNSTGCSPGFLCLDSNSSGNSEFNLLQNAGFNSITIGRTDATNFIEISGNAPSLTLSTTTIIQGGTGSIEINAPLIVGNNALTLTADEININNVGSISGTGSLTLQPTTVGQNISLGGSGGTGVGILYLTESELANIQNGFNSITIGRADGTGAITIDGPTSGLGFSDPVTIQSPGGSITNNFQILGNDNASVTLIGPTTLNADITTNNQNIGIIGNTTLGADATLNSGSGTIDFQGTIDGSYNLTLNAGTGNVNIGGAVGNNTRLNSLNILGQNTSINGNVTTLGTQEYNGNVTFVNSNPQITAGELNINGTISGNGSLLVQPIIDNSPIEIGGINQSPGLNLTEAELQSISGFNGVTIGSTGGTGALNIASPVNLSNQTFDLTLQGGAVSFNDGITLGNNRTLTLNTGSITSPFTGTDIRIAANGTVVLNTSGSVGDSLNSLETNVSQININNVTGNLFVNNGQTLSLGTANISGNLEITANGNITGNSPIAIGGNSTFTTTAIGADITLSQLATPGIITVNTNGAGADANITSANAVNLGSSTVGGSLNVTANNGDISTEIVEAGTDITLTGNSISLNNNLTSGGLLNVTANNGDISTEIVEAGTDITLTGNSISLNNNLTSGGLLNVTANNGDISTEIVEAGTDITLTGNSISLNNNLTSGGLLNVTANNGDISTEIVEAGTDITLTGNSISLNNNLTSGGLLNVTANNGGISTTGAINAASNITFTGDTIALNNTLTSPGNLILQPFNQNTPIEIGGETGTFNISLAEIANLSNGFSSITIGRSDGTGMVNLGAISFSDPVTIQSGTGQVTVNGTITAIDNATVNFNTSNLFLNAGISTNNQTIAIAGDMILNNDLTLDTGAGAGDIIFTGTINGNRTLTLNAGTGRVSFGGILGNLTPLNRLTVTGLINSGLQATADTIELNGDINSAGASVILTGNNQLITNNVNITTSGGLISLTNPVGDVTVGNLDSSNPNGTGGAIAVNSPNGVVTTGNLTSTGITGGDITVQALTSITTEDIDSSGTVGNGGNVLLDPEDFIDVGFINAQGGLRGSGGNVEIVTGGVFRANNTFTDQNGQVASISTAGAGGSGNVSLSHNGGSQNTPFVVGDPTTNGTAGVITTGANNTIPLGSSFPGPLEQGNIRVITAEPETPVEEPPVEEPPAEEPPVVEEPAVDETPVAPASGDDMPLSLELDPEPDGGAEEPGSGGAEEIAATPEVAPEAIAATPEVAPEAIAATPEVAPEPIAATPEVAPEPIAATPEVAPEPIAATPEVAPITLEPISVELEPEKNSPISVPISERVQPEPRSILPPEKVGAIATELDSPSETEEEEEENVRQITPENLASPQEVAIVDPGVAEIENSFTQAFSDHIGESKQVNVSLPQAQNIIRNIEGETGVKPALLYVYFAPTSLAGNTDNDPLELILVTADGRPVRKVLPVTRREVMDNADNLITYITAPRYRRQTKYLEPAQNLYQWLIAPLTEELDAKEIQNIAFIMDVGLRTLPIAALHDGESFLVQKYSVGMMPSLSLTDTRYQNIQNASVLAMGASEFTNLNPLPAVPAEMKIITQEIRQGASFLNQDFTLQNIQKQHAEKQYPIVHLATHGEFNPGDLSNSYIQLWDQKLGLNDIRQLGLHDPAVDLLVLSACQTAVGNEEAELGFAGLAVQAGVKTAIASLWYVSDEGTFGLMTEFYKQLGIAPIKAEAMRQAQLSMINGNVEIEGGQLRGSRGTYTLPESLQSAENQKLTHPYYWAAFTLIGSPW from the coding sequence ATGAACTACCATCAACAGCGACAAACTGGGAAGGCTGAAGCCCAACTAATAACTCGGAAGACTAAAAATTTGGTCATATTTTATGGAATCCTGGGGGCAATCAATGTAATTTGTGGCATTATGGGCGAAAATGCGATCGCGCAAACCGCACCTATTCCTGCTGCTGACAACACTGGAACCGTAGTCAACCAAACCGGCAACACCTACAACATTACCGGGGGACAACGGTCTGGGGACGGGGCGAACCTCTTCCACTCCTTCCAAGAATTTGGCCTCAACGCGGGACAGACCGCCAACTTTCTCTCCTCTCCAGAAATCAACAACATCCTTGGCAGAGTCACCGGGGGCAACGCCTCTATTATTAACGGCTTAATTCAAGTCACCGGGGGCAACTCCAACCTATTCTTAATGAACCCTGCGGGCATTATTTTTGGCCCCAACGCCAGTCTCAACGTTTTAGGGGACTTCACCGCCACCACCTCCACCAACATTGGCTTTAACTCAGAAGCCTTCAACGCCTTTGGCAGCAACAACTACAGCGCCTTAGTGGGCGAACCCTCCACCTTTGCCTTTTCCCTCTCCCAACCGGGGGCTATTCTCAATGAAGGCAACCTCAGCCTCAACCCCGAACAAAAGCTAACCCTCTTGGGGGGAACAGTCGTCAACTTAGGCACCCTTTCCTCTCCCGGTGGTAATATCACCATTGCTGCCGTACCGGGAGAAAACCTGGTTCGCATCAACCAGGAAAACCATCTCCTCAGCTTAGAAATTCCCACCTCACCCACGGGCAACAATTCCCCTAACCAACCGCCGCAAAACTTTCAGCCCTTAGACTTGCCCAGCTTACTCACTGGGGGTCACATCACCCATGCTTCCAACGTGACGGTTAACAATGACGGCACCATCAGCCTCACAGGTTCAACCCTAAGAATACCCACAGATCCCGGTGTCACCGTGGCTTCCGGTAATATTGATGTCTCAAATACCAGCACGAATGGCAATGGGACTGGGGGCGCGATCGCTGTATTAGGGGACAAAGTTGCCTTAGTCGATGCCCTTATTAACGCCAGTGGGATTGATGATGGCGGTGTGGTCTTAGTCGGAGGAGAATATCGCGGCGAAGGAGAAGTCCCCAACGCTTCAGAAACTTTCGTCAGTAAAGATACGCTGATTTCTGTGGATTCTTTAGAAAATGGCGACGGGGGACAAGTCATTATTTGGGCTGATGAAACTACCCGGTTTCATGGAGAAATTAGCGCCAAAGGTGGCAGTCAAAATGGCAATGGTGGCTTTGTTGAAGTTTCCGGCAAACAAGATTTAATTTTCCGAGGTCAGGTAGACACCAGCGCCCCCCAAGGTAGCACCGGCACTTTATTATTAGACCCAGATAATATTACCATTGTTGATGGCAGTGGTGCGCCTAATGATAACCAATTGAATGCGGGTGAACCTTTTGGCGATCCCGAAGGAGTCATTTTCGATGATACGCTCACCGCAGGCGCAAATTACACTATTTCTGAAACGGCATTAGAAGCGATCGGGGCTAATAGTAGTATTATTTTAGAAGCCGCCGACAATATCACTATTGAAGACTTATCAGACAATACCCTGAGTCTGCAAATGGGTGCTGCTGGATCAGTGAGTTTGATCGCCGATGCTGATTTTAATGGAGTCGGTGATTTTACTATGAATCCTGCGGATGCGATCGTGACACAGGGAGGAGATATCACAATTTCAGCGGGTAATTCTTCCCGCACAGGAAATCAAATTAATCTGGGAAATATCACCACCAATGGGGGAAATTTCATCGCGGAAACTGGCAGCAACAGCACCATTACCGTCAATGGAAATATTGATGCGGGAATTGGTTTTATTGACTTACGCAGAGCAGGAAGGGCTAATAGTCCGCCGACAGTTCAATTTGGCAATTATGTCACCCTTACGGCCAATGATATTAACTTAGATACCAATACTATATCCACCACTCAAACCGGACTAGATTTAGTCATTCAGCAAGGGGACAGCAATCAGGGTATTTATATTAACAATTCTACCGGATGTAGTCCAGGCTTCTTATGTCTGGACAGCAACTCTAGCGGTAATAGCGAGTTCAATTTACTGCAAAATGCGGGATTTAACTCGATTACTATTGGTCGTACTGATGCCACAAACTTTATTGAAATTAGCGGCAACGCTCCTTCTCTCACTTTAAGCACAACTACAATTATTCAGGGTGGAACGGGGTCAATTGAAATAAATGCTCCTTTAATTGTTGGAAATAATGCCCTCACTCTCACAGCAGACGAAATTAATATTAACAATGTAGGTAGTATCTCTGGTACGGGCAGTCTAACTCTGCAACCTACCACCGTGGGGCAAAATATTTCCCTGGGAGGGTCTGGAGGTACTGGAGTAGGGATTTTATATTTAACCGAGTCAGAATTAGCTAATATTCAAAACGGTTTTAATTCTATTACTATTGGACGGGCTGACGGTACGGGTGCCATTACTATCGATGGGCCAACTTCCGGTCTAGGATTTTCAGACCCAGTGACGATTCAGTCTCCCGGTGGTTCGATTACAAACAATTTTCAAATTTTGGGAAATGATAACGCTTCTGTGACTCTCATCGGCCCAACAACATTAAATGCCGATATTACTACTAACAATCAAAACATCGGCATTATCGGCAACACCACTTTAGGGGCTGATGCTACTTTGAATAGTGGATCTGGTACTATTGATTTTCAGGGAACTATAGACGGGAGTTACAATTTAACCCTAAATGCGGGGACTGGCAATGTTAATATTGGTGGCGCCGTTGGTAATAATACCCGTCTGAATAGTCTTAACATATTAGGACAAAACACAAGTATTAATGGCAATGTCACCACTCTTGGCACTCAAGAATATAACGGTAACGTCACCTTTGTTAATTCCAACCCACAAATCACTGCTGGGGAATTAAATATCAATGGGACAATATCCGGTAATGGCAGCTTACTTGTGCAACCAATAATCGATAACTCACCAATTGAAATCGGTGGGATTAACCAGTCACCGGGTTTGAATTTAACCGAAGCAGAACTTCAGTCAATCAGTGGATTTAATGGGGTGACAATTGGTAGCACGGGTGGCACGGGAGCGCTTAATATTGCCAGTCCCGTTAATTTAAGTAACCAGACTTTTGACCTGACCTTACAGGGTGGGGCGGTGTCGTTTAATGACGGCATTACCTTGGGTAATAATCGGACTTTAACTTTAAATACTGGTAGCATTACCAGCCCTTTTACCGGGACAGATATCAGGATCGCCGCTAATGGTACTGTAGTCTTAAATACATCGGGAAGTGTGGGCGATTCGTTGAATTCTTTGGAGACAAATGTTAGCCAAATAAATATTAATAATGTTACAGGAAATTTGTTTGTGAATAACGGCCAAACTCTTAGTTTAGGAACGGCTAACATTTCCGGTAATTTAGAAATTACAGCAAATGGCAATATTACTGGGAATAGCCCGATCGCCATTGGGGGAAATAGCACTTTTACGACTACTGCAATTGGGGCAGATATTACTTTAAGTCAACTAGCAACACCGGGAATAATTACGGTCAATACTAATGGCGCTGGGGCTGATGCTAATATTACCAGTGCTAATGCAGTAAATTTAGGCAGTTCTACGGTGGGCGGTAGTTTAAATGTCACGGCAAATAATGGCGATATTTCTACGGAAATTGTTGAAGCGGGGACAGATATTACCCTCACGGGAAATTCTATCTCTCTCAACAATAACCTAACCAGTGGCGGTCTTTTAAATGTCACGGCAAATAATGGCGATATTTCTACGGAAATTGTTGAAGCGGGGACAGATATTACCCTCACGGGAAATTCTATCTCTCTCAACAATAACCTAACCAGTGGCGGTCTTTTAAATGTCACGGCAAATAATGGCGATATTTCTACGGAAATTGTTGAAGCGGGGACAGATATTACCCTCACGGGAAATTCTATCTCTCTCAACAATAACCTAACCAGTGGCGGTCTTTTAAATGTCACGGCAAATAATGGCGATATTTCTACGGAAATTGTTGAAGCGGGGACAGATATTACCCTGACGGGAAATTCTATCTCTCTCAACAATAACCTAACCAGTGGCGGTCTTTTAAATGTCACGGCAAATAATGGCGGCATTTCTACCACCGGGGCGATTAATGCCGCCAGTAATATCACTTTTACTGGCGATACTATTGCCTTAAATAATACTCTCACCAGTCCAGGCAATTTAATCTTACAACCATTTAATCAAAATACTCCCATTGAAATTGGAGGTGAAACCGGAACCTTTAACATTTCTCTGGCAGAAATCGCGAATTTATCTAATGGATTTAGCAGTATTACTATTGGTCGCAGTGATGGAACTGGGATGGTAAATTTAGGGGCGATTAGCTTTAGCGATCCGGTGACAATTCAATCAGGAACAGGGCAAGTAACGGTCAACGGAACGATTACTGCGATCGATAATGCTACGGTGAATTTTAACACCAGTAATCTGTTCTTAAATGCCGGGATTAGTACCAACAACCAAACGATCGCGATCGCTGGAGATATGATTCTCAACAACGATCTTACTTTGGATACTGGCGCGGGGGCTGGGGATATCATATTTACCGGAACGATTAATGGCAACCGGACGCTGACGTTAAATGCCGGAACTGGTCGCGTTTCTTTTGGGGGAATTCTGGGTAATCTCACCCCTTTAAATCGTTTAACTGTTACCGGCTTGATTAATAGTGGATTACAAGCCACTGCGGATACCATTGAATTAAATGGCGATATCAATTCTGCCGGTGCTAGTGTAATTTTAACCGGCAATAATCAGCTAATTACTAATAACGTCAACATTACAACCAGTGGGGGTTTAATCAGTTTAACCAACCCGGTTGGTGATGTGACGGTGGGCAACTTGGATAGTTCTAATCCTAATGGGACTGGCGGTGCGATCGCTGTAAATAGTCCCAACGGAGTTGTCACCACCGGAAATTTAACCTCTACGGGGATAACCGGGGGCGATATTACCGTTCAGGCATTAACAAGTATTACCACTGAGGATATTGATAGCAGCGGTACGGTAGGAAATGGCGGGAATGTCTTACTCGACCCAGAGGATTTTATTGATGTTGGCTTTATTAATGCTCAAGGGGGTTTACGAGGCAGCGGTGGCAATGTTGAAATTGTCACTGGGGGCGTTTTCCGCGCTAATAATACTTTTACCGACCAAAATGGCCAAGTTGCCAGTATTTCTACTGCCGGGGCTGGGGGAAGTGGCAATGTGAGTCTCAGTCACAACGGGGGCAGTCAAAATACTCCCTTTGTGGTGGGCGATCCCACGACCAACGGCACTGCTGGGGTGATTACCACTGGGGCAAATAATACGATCCCGCTAGGTTCCTCGTTCCCCGGCCCGCTGGAACAAGGGAATATTCGGGTGATTACCGCTGAACCAGAAACCCCCGTGGAAGAACCGCCCGTGGAAGAACCGCCTGCGGAAGAACCGCCTGTGGTGGAAGAACCAGCCGTGGATGAAACCCCAGTGGCACCAGCGTCAGGGGATGATATGCCCTTATCGTTGGAGTTAGACCCAGAACCGGACGGGGGAGCAGAGGAGCCGGGGAGCGGGGGAGCAGAAGAGATCGCGGCTACTCCAGAAGTGGCACCAGAGGCGATCGCGGCTACTCCAGAAGTGGCACCAGAGGCGATCGCGGCTACTCCAGAAGTGGCACCAGAGCCGATCGCGGCTACTCCAGAAGTGGCACCAGAGCCGATCGCGGCTACTCCAGAAGTGGCACCAGAGCCGATCGCGGCTACTCCAGAAGTGGCACCAATCACTTTAGAACCCATATCCGTAGAACTGGAACCGGAAAAAAATTCGCCGATTTCTGTGCCAATTTCAGAAAGAGTACAACCAGAACCGCGATCGATTTTGCCACCAGAAAAAGTAGGGGCGATCGCCACTGAATTAGACTCACCTTCAGAAACCGAAGAAGAGGAAGAAGAAAACGTCCGGCAAATCACACCGGAAAATCTGGCGAGTCCTCAAGAAGTCGCCATTGTCGATCCAGGGGTAGCGGAAATTGAAAATAGCTTTACTCAAGCATTTAGCGACCACATTGGCGAGTCGAAGCAGGTCAATGTTAGCCTGCCACAAGCGCAAAATATTATCCGTAATATTGAAGGAGAAACTGGGGTCAAACCTGCTTTGTTATATGTTTATTTTGCCCCCACTTCTTTGGCCGGAAATACAGACAATGACCCCTTGGAATTAATCTTAGTGACGGCTGATGGTCGTCCGGTGAGAAAAGTCTTGCCGGTGACTCGTCGCGAAGTCATGGACAATGCCGATAATTTGATTACTTATATCACCGCGCCAAGATATCGCCGCCAAACCAAATATTTAGAACCAGCCCAAAATCTTTATCAATGGTTAATTGCCCCATTAACCGAGGAATTAGACGCCAAAGAAATCCAAAATATTGCCTTTATTATGGATGTGGGTTTGCGAACCTTACCGATCGCCGCCCTCCATGATGGCGAGAGTTTTTTGGTGCAAAAATATAGTGTGGGCATGATGCCTTCTCTCAGCTTGACGGATACCCGCTATCAAAATATTCAAAATGCATCAGTTTTAGCAATGGGAGCCAGTGAATTTACCAATCTCAATCCCTTGCCTGCGGTGCCCGCCGAAATGAAAATTATTACCCAAGAAATTCGCCAGGGAGCATCTTTCTTGAATCAGGACTTTACCCTGCAAAATATTCAAAAACAACACGCCGAGAAACAATATCCTATTGTTCATTTGGCCACTCACGGAGAATTTAACCCCGGAGATTTGAGCAATTCATATATTCAACTTTGGGATCAAAAGTTGGGTCTAAATGATATTCGTCAGTTAGGCTTACACGATCCAGCAGTGGATTTGTTAGTGTTGTCCGCTTGCCAGACTGCGGTGGGCAATGAAGAAGCAGAATTAGGCTTTGCTGGGTTAGCCGTACAAGCAGGAGTGAAAACTGCGATCGCCTCTCTTTGGTATGTCAGTGATGAGGGTACATTTGGCCTAATGACTGAATTTTATAAACAGTTAGGAATTGCCCCAATTAAAGCGGAAGCCATGCGACAAGCACAGTTATCAATGATTAACGGTAATGTGGAAATTGAAGGGGGTCAATTACGCGGTTCTCGCGGCACTTATACCTTACCTGAATCCTTGCAAAGTGCAGAAAACCAAAAGTTAACTCATCCTTATTATTGGGCAGCATTTACCCTAATTGGTAGCCCTTGGTAG